In Bacillus thuringiensis, the DNA window AAACAAAAGATGAGAACTTTATGTTCGTCGCAGTTACACCACAAAACTTCCGTGTATACGGTAGCTTCGGGTACGGTGACATCATCTTTAACGACTTAAAACTTCCGGCAACAAAAGGTACAGATTTAAAACAAACGATGGCGCAAGTATCACTAGAAGGTCTTGTTGCATTCCAACCTGATCAAATGTTTATTGTAAACTTTGGTGGCGAAGCTGATAAAGTTTACGAAGACTATAAAAGTAGTGCCGTTTGGAAAGACAATAAAGCAGTTAAAAACAATCACGTATATGAAGTATCAAATGAGGTCTTCAATACAAAAGCATTCAACCCAATCGGAAAAGATATGCTAATCGATGAAATCGCAAAACAAATTTTAGATAAAAATAAATAAAAAAAGCAGCTCACCATGAGCTGCTTTTTTTACTTATTTTGCACTGCGTATTGCTTCATTTTTTCAATCGTCTTCACAAAACCTTCTTTTGATTTAATACGAATACCACGCTTCAATTTCGCGCGCTCATAACTCTCAAGCTTTTTCATATCAATTTGAAAGAAGGAATGAATCGCATTATCACTTTTCGGTACACCTTTAAAAATTTGTAATATCCCTTCCTCTGAAACACCAAAATATCCGCTCGTTTTCAATAATGGAGAAATATCATCAACTTTCTTTTGTAATACGATTTGTACATCATCACGATCAACGAGCTGCCATTCTTTATATTGCTGTAAAAACTTTTCTAAGTCCGCCACTTTTTCTGTAAATATTTCCTCACTTACTTCTCCATCAACATACATTCGCTCTAATAAAATTGTAACTTCAGGCTCTTTTACTGTTACTTCTGGTACTGGCCCTTCCGCCTTCACATTCGTTTCATAAACGAAGCAAAACATCATAACGAAAGCTTGCATCGCAATCAGTATCCATTTCATTTCCGTTCACCTCTTTTAGGCAAGATCAAACTTTCATTAGTAGTTTTTCCGAAAATGGGGGTTTTATCCATATAAATGACCGTATTACATTTCACTCGAAAATAAAAAATGCAGATAAAGTTTTAGCTTTATCTGCATTAGCATTTGTTTTTATATAAAATGAAAGACGCCTGCAAAGCAGGCGTCTTGATGCGTTTACGGCGAGAGACCAGGCGACCACATTCGCGTGTTTAGCACTTAAGCATATCTCTCGTCTTACGTAAATTAGCTCATCGCTTTGCTAATATAACATTAATAAAGTATAAGTGCAACATATTTATAAAAACATTTTATTTTCTCTTTCACCCAAACGAACTTTATGTAAATTATAAATTGATAAATGTAATGTATATGTTACAATTGATGCAACAGCGAAATCATAATAAACAGGAGATGGATATTGTGAAAAAAATAAAGGATGAACGTCTCATTCTGAAAACATTAAAAAACATACGTATTGCCTTTCTTTTTCAATCACTTGGTATAATTGGCATTTTAGGCTATATCGGATTCACTGAAGGAATGGATCAAATTACGAAATCTCCATTATGGTTATTATTTATGCTTACGAGTATTTTAATTGCTTATTTACAGTTAAGCGTTTCTATCGATGTACAAGAGAGCGAAAAAGATATAAAGTTAACTCCTTATTACAAAATTATTTTACGTTCTCTTATTGTTGGAATTATTATAGCTATTATTTATATCATTTTCAGTCCAGAAAGACCTCTCTTTGAAGCAGTTTTAACAGGTAGTATTTTCTTCATATGCTTTTTAGCGTCTTATTCCGTTAGTTATTTTATTAAAAAACGTCGTGTACAAGACAATGATGAATAAAGAGGAAGGGCTCCCCCTTCCTCTTTTATTTTGCTATCGCATAGTACCAGTAGTACCAGTTAAACCGTAACGAATGTCTCGGAACATATTCCCTATATCACGATTAAAATCGTTTGTAACTGTACCGTTACGTAGGCGTGTACTCATTGCATCGACACGAGTAAACATGTCATTTCTTACAGAGACGTACACGTTTCTGTTCCCAACTTCATTTACAACAGCTTGACGAACTTCATTTGCAAGTGCCGTTTCATTCGATACTGGATTACGCGGTTTTACTGCAATTGCCACATCGTTTCCATATACAACTGTAGACACGCGGTCTACGTTATTCATACGTTTCACACGATTTGTTATTCTTTCTGCTGTTTTACCATCATTGTTAATGTATGAATTGTTCATTGTGATATTACGTGTTGGATGCGGATTAGCAATTTGCCCGTTGTAATTTACATCGCGGTAATAATTGTTATATCCTGTATCGTTACGACCATTTCTATATGTTACATAATCTGTATAACGATCGTTACGCGTTACATTATCACGATACTGGTGTGTATCATTATAAGATGTACGCTCATAATTGTAATTACGTCCATCCATTGCATTGTTATCTTTTGGTGTACCACATGCAGCTAAGGCACTGGTAACTAACAAAGAAGCAGCAATCACTTTTACTTTCGTATTCAATACAAAAACCCCCTCTGTTAGAATGAACTTCTCTTCTGAAAAGCTCCCTCTTATGATGAGTAACAGAGTAGGTTTTTACACTGTTAATATTTCACTGGGAATTTTCTAACATTTGATGTAGATCTTCCGTTTTATGAAAGACTCTACACACAAAAAAGGTGGGAATAATCCCACCTTTTTTAAACTTCCTCTTCGTCCTCTTCTTCTGAAACTGGCTCTCCAAATACATTTGGTGGATCTGGTTGATAATACATTGTTCCTGGCTGTGGTGCATATGCCGATTGAGTTGGTTGATAATATAACGGATTCGCATATTGCGGACCTCCAGGTTGCGGACTATATAGCCTACTCTCTCCTCCGCACCCACAATCTTCCTCTCCTTGCACGAGCGGCGGCATATTATTATCCATTGGCATCATATTTGGGTTTGGCATAGACGTATATTGCGGTCCAAACGGTGCTCCTTGCTGATATGGCATTTGATATGGATTTGATGGTTGATTATATGGATTCGGCGGCATCATAGGCTGTTGATACGGCATTTGATATGGCATCATATTTGGCATTTGATTATTACCCATGGTCGGCATCATATTCGGCATTTGATTATTATCCATGATCGGCATCATATTCGGCATTTGATTGTTATCCATAATCGGCATCATATTCGGCATTTGATTGTTATCCATGATTGGCATCATATTCGGCATTTGATTGTTATCCATGATTGGCATCATATTCGGCATTTGATTGTTATCCATGATCGGCATCATATTTGGCATTTGATTGTTATCCATGATCGGCATCATATTTGGCATTTGATTGTTATCCATGATCGGCATCATATTTGGCATTTGATTGTTATCCATGATCGGCATCACATTTGGCATTTGATTGTTATCCATGATCGGCATCATATTTGGCATTTGATTGTTATCCATGATCGGCATGATGTTTGGTATTGGGTTATTATCCATGATTGGCATTATATTTGGCGGTTGATTATTATCCATGATTGGCATTATATTTGGCGGTTGATTATTATCCATGATTGGCATTATATTTGGTGGTTGATTATTATCCAACATTGGCATGATGTTTGGCATTTGAATATTTGGCGGTATTACTTGTGGAATAACTACATTCTCTTTCGTTACATTTGGTGATACGATATTCCCTACATTTTCTTTCTTCACTTGCGGTGACACGATATTCCCTATATTTTCTTTCTTTACTTGCGGTGACACGATATTCCCTACATTTTCTTTCTTTACTTGCGGTGACACGATATTCCCTACATTTTCTTTCTTTACTTGCGGTGACACGATATTCCCTACATTTTCTTTCTTTACTTGTGGTGATACTATGTTTCCTACATTTTCTTTCTTTACTTGTGGTGATACGATATTCCCTACATTTTCTTTCTTTACTTGTGGTGATACTATGTTATTTTTTTTCGTTTGCGGAGAAATGACGTTATTAGGTTTCATCTTATTAATTTGAGGAGCAATTAACTCGCTTCCTTTTTTAATGACATCCGAAATTTTATATTCTTTTTTCGCTTTTATTGGTGGTTGCGGCGGCTGTGGTAATACATTTACCGAGAATTTCGTGTTTTCTTTCTCTGCTGGTTTTTGTTTTTCTATAACAGGTGGTTTTTGAATAACAGACGGTTTTTCAACTGGTTTTTCTATTTGAATTGGCTTTTCTTTTTGCACTTCTTTTTGTGGCTTTACCTGTACTTCCTTTTGCGGTTTCACTTGCATTTCCTTCTGTGGTTTTACCTGTACTTCTTTTTGTGGTTTTACTTGCACTTCTTTTTGTGTTTGTTGCATAGCAGGTTGTTGTGTAATTGGTGCCGATTGATACGTAATTTCTTCCTCATCTTCTATTCCAAGCGGCGTTGGCGTTGCTGCAAATTCTTTTTGTTGCACTTCTTTAACATATTGTTTTGGAGGTGCTGATCCTGCTCCAGCATGCTGTTTTACATGAACGCTGTTTGATGGTACTTTAATTTTCATACCTGGCATAATTAAATCTGGATTACTAAGTTGTGTATTTGTATTTTTCAACGTATCAAAATCCACTCCGTACTTTTTCGCAATTTTCCAAAGGGTATCCCCTTTTTGCACGATATGAATTTTCAAATTTTCCCCCTCCTGTATAACTTATCTATAAGTAACAAATCTCATGAAGTAACCCTTTCTAAATAAAGCTAACTTCTTTTCACTTGTATCACTTCTTCGATTTTCAATATCATTAGAAGTGGAATAAGCATAAGAAAATCGCAATGATTTCTTCAAAACAATGTATGCCCATTTCGTTCTCGTTATGATTATATGCATGAAAAAAAGCAACAGAAATACCGTTGCTTTACACACGCTCTAACATACGATTTAATGCAAGAACCGCTTCTTCAGTCACTTGTTTATCTACGCTAATAACGTTAATTTCTTCTCCTCTTTCTACCGTTTCAAGCACCC includes these proteins:
- a CDS encoding BofC C-terminal domain-containing protein encodes the protein MKWILIAMQAFVMMFCFVYETNVKAEGPVPEVTVKEPEVTILLERMYVDGEVSEEIFTEKVADLEKFLQQYKEWQLVDRDDVQIVLQKKVDDISPLLKTSGYFGVSEEGILQIFKGVPKSDNAIHSFFQIDMKKLESYERAKLKRGIRIKSKEGFVKTIEKMKQYAVQNK
- a CDS encoding branched-chain amino acid ABC transporter substrate-binding protein; amino-acid sequence: MDIVKKIKDERLILKTLKNIRIAFLFQSLGIIGILGYIGFTEGMDQITKSPLWLLFMLTSILIAYLQLSVSIDVQESEKDIKLTPYYKIILRSLIVGIIIAIIYIIFSPERPLFEAVLTGSIFFICFLASYSVSYFIKKRRVQDNDE
- a CDS encoding YhcN/YlaJ family sporulation lipoprotein → MNTKVKVIAASLLVTSALAACGTPKDNNAMDGRNYNYERTSYNDTHQYRDNVTRNDRYTDYVTYRNGRNDTGYNNYYRDVNYNGQIANPHPTRNITMNNSYINNDGKTAERITNRVKRMNNVDRVSTVVYGNDVAIAVKPRNPVSNETALANEVRQAVVNEVGNRNVYVSVRNDMFTRVDAMSTRLRNGTVTNDFNRDIGNMFRDIRYGLTGTTGTMR